Proteins encoded together in one Quercus lobata isolate SW786 chromosome 3, ValleyOak3.0 Primary Assembly, whole genome shotgun sequence window:
- the LOC115979280 gene encoding uncharacterized protein LOC115979280 isoform X2 — MEEAKGKSWIILHNAVIVTMDPQSRVFRNGGIVIDHDSIKAIGQSSDILRDFSALAHQIIDLNSQILLPGLINTHVHTSQQLGRGIADDVDLMTWLHGRIWPYESNMTEEDSYISTLLCAIELIHSGVTCFAEAGGQHVSGMARAVELLGLRACLAQSTMDAGEGLPATWVTRTTDECIQLQKELYNKYHNTADGRIRVWFGIRQIMNSTDRLLLETRDAARQLKTGIHMHVAEIPYENQLVMDTRKANHGTVTHLEKIEFLQNNLLAAHTVWVNNTEIGFLSRAGVKVSHCPAAAMRMLGFAPIREMLDAGICVSLGTDGAPSNNRMSIVDEMYLASLINKGREVYANGTTDPTALPAETVLRMVTINGAKSVLWDDEIGSLEVGKKADMVVINPSFWTMVPIHDWISSLVYCMRTENVVSVMCNGQWIMKDKKILNINEEDVISMAQQASSELLKRAGIIIPKRMNIL; from the exons ATGGAGGAAGCGAAGGGCAAGTCATGGATTATACTCCACAACGCTGTGATCGTCACCATGGATCCTCAAAGCCGAGTCTTTCGCAACGGTGGGATCGTCATCGACCACGATTCAATCAAAGCCATCGGTCAGTCATCAGATATTCTTCGCGATTTCTCTGCTCTCGCTCACCAAATCATCGACCTCAACTCCCAAATCTTACTCCCAG GATTGATCAACACGCACGTGCACACCTCTCAGCAACTAGGGAGAGGGATAGCCGACGATGTGGATTTGATGACATGGTTGCACGGTCGGATTTGGCCTTACGAGTCCAACATGACTGAGGAGGACTCTTATATTTCCACTTTGCTTTGTGCTATCGAACTCATTCACTCCGGT GTAACGTGCTTTGCTGAAGCTGGGGGGCAGCACGTGTCTGGAATGGCCAGAGCAGTGGAGTTGCTGGGCTTGCGCGCGTGTTTAGCCCAATCAACCATGGATGCTGGTGAAGGTTTGCCAGCAACATGGGTGACTAGAACTACAGATGAATGCATCCAG TTGCAAAAGGAGCTCTACAATAAATATCATAATACAGCAGATGGACGGATCAGAGTGTGGTTTGGGATTAGGCAAATTATGAATTCAACTGATCGTTTACTACTTGAAACGAGAGACGCTGCAAGGCAACTGAAAACTGGAATCCACATG CATGTTGCAGAGATACCCTATGAGAATCAACTTGTGATGGATACTCGAAAGGCCAATCATGGAACAGTTACACACTTGGAGAAGATAGAGTTTCTCCAAAACAATCTGCTAGCAGCTCATACGGTTTGGGTCAACAATACTGAG ATAGGTTTTCTTTCAAGGGCGGGGGTCAAAGTATCTCACTGTCCTGCTGCTGCCATGCGAATGCTTGGATTTGCACCTATTAGGGAGATGCTTGATGCTGGCATTTGTGTCTCCTTGGGAACAGATGGGGCACCATCAAATAATAGAATGAGCATTG TTGATGAGATGTACCTGGCATCTCTTATTAACAAAGGGCGTGAAGTTTATGCAAATGGAACCACTGATCCTACTGCTCTCCCTGCTGAAACAGTTCTTAGAATGGTGACAATAAATGGTGCAAAATCAGTACTCTGGGATGATGAAATAGGGTCTCTTGAGGTTGGGAAAAAG GCTGACATGGTTGTCATCAATCCTTCCTTTTGGACAATGGTTCCCATCCATGACTG GATTTCCAGCCTTGTTTATTGCATGCGAACTGAAAATGTGGTCTCTGTAATGTGCAATGGCCAGTGGATTATGAAGGACAAGAAGATTTTGAACATAAATGAG GAAGATGTTATTTCGATGGCCCAGCAAGCTTCTAGTGAGCTTTTGAAGAGGGCAGGAATAATAATTCCAAAGAGAATGAATATACTATGA
- the LOC115979280 gene encoding uncharacterized protein LOC115979280 isoform X1, which produces MEEAKGKSWIILHNAVIVTMDPQSRVFRNGGIVIDHDSIKAIGQSSDILRDFSALAHQIIDLNSQILLPGLINTHVHTSQQLGRGIADDVDLMTWLHGRIWPYESNMTEEDSYISTLLCAIELIHSGVTCFAEAGGQHVSGMARAVELLGLRACLAQSTMDAGEGLPATWVTRTTDECIQVENIFSFFCFFLYSSYNVLESYVDFPLIQFFFFLYCQMTQMCYVCITFFFFLILRAQLQKELYNKYHNTADGRIRVWFGIRQIMNSTDRLLLETRDAARQLKTGIHMHVAEIPYENQLVMDTRKANHGTVTHLEKIEFLQNNLLAAHTVWVNNTEIGFLSRAGVKVSHCPAAAMRMLGFAPIREMLDAGICVSLGTDGAPSNNRMSIVDEMYLASLINKGREVYANGTTDPTALPAETVLRMVTINGAKSVLWDDEIGSLEVGKKADMVVINPSFWTMVPIHDWISSLVYCMRTENVVSVMCNGQWIMKDKKILNINEEDVISMAQQASSELLKRAGIIIPKRMNIL; this is translated from the exons ATGGAGGAAGCGAAGGGCAAGTCATGGATTATACTCCACAACGCTGTGATCGTCACCATGGATCCTCAAAGCCGAGTCTTTCGCAACGGTGGGATCGTCATCGACCACGATTCAATCAAAGCCATCGGTCAGTCATCAGATATTCTTCGCGATTTCTCTGCTCTCGCTCACCAAATCATCGACCTCAACTCCCAAATCTTACTCCCAG GATTGATCAACACGCACGTGCACACCTCTCAGCAACTAGGGAGAGGGATAGCCGACGATGTGGATTTGATGACATGGTTGCACGGTCGGATTTGGCCTTACGAGTCCAACATGACTGAGGAGGACTCTTATATTTCCACTTTGCTTTGTGCTATCGAACTCATTCACTCCGGT GTAACGTGCTTTGCTGAAGCTGGGGGGCAGCACGTGTCTGGAATGGCCAGAGCAGTGGAGTTGCTGGGCTTGCGCGCGTGTTTAGCCCAATCAACCATGGATGCTGGTGAAGGTTTGCCAGCAACATGGGTGACTAGAACTACAGATGAATGCATCCAGGTTGAAAATATCTTTagctttttctgtttttttctttattcatcttATAATGTTCTTGAAAGTTATGTAGATTTTCCtctgattcaatttttttttttcttatattgtcAAATGACTCAAATGTGTTATGTTTgcattacatttttcttttttcttattttaaggGCACAGTTGCAAAAGGAGCTCTACAATAAATATCATAATACAGCAGATGGACGGATCAGAGTGTGGTTTGGGATTAGGCAAATTATGAATTCAACTGATCGTTTACTACTTGAAACGAGAGACGCTGCAAGGCAACTGAAAACTGGAATCCACATG CATGTTGCAGAGATACCCTATGAGAATCAACTTGTGATGGATACTCGAAAGGCCAATCATGGAACAGTTACACACTTGGAGAAGATAGAGTTTCTCCAAAACAATCTGCTAGCAGCTCATACGGTTTGGGTCAACAATACTGAG ATAGGTTTTCTTTCAAGGGCGGGGGTCAAAGTATCTCACTGTCCTGCTGCTGCCATGCGAATGCTTGGATTTGCACCTATTAGGGAGATGCTTGATGCTGGCATTTGTGTCTCCTTGGGAACAGATGGGGCACCATCAAATAATAGAATGAGCATTG TTGATGAGATGTACCTGGCATCTCTTATTAACAAAGGGCGTGAAGTTTATGCAAATGGAACCACTGATCCTACTGCTCTCCCTGCTGAAACAGTTCTTAGAATGGTGACAATAAATGGTGCAAAATCAGTACTCTGGGATGATGAAATAGGGTCTCTTGAGGTTGGGAAAAAG GCTGACATGGTTGTCATCAATCCTTCCTTTTGGACAATGGTTCCCATCCATGACTG GATTTCCAGCCTTGTTTATTGCATGCGAACTGAAAATGTGGTCTCTGTAATGTGCAATGGCCAGTGGATTATGAAGGACAAGAAGATTTTGAACATAAATGAG GAAGATGTTATTTCGATGGCCCAGCAAGCTTCTAGTGAGCTTTTGAAGAGGGCAGGAATAATAATTCCAAAGAGAATGAATATACTATGA
- the LOC115982823 gene encoding uncharacterized protein LOC115982823 — translation MDIPLFASRRWNTKTTPSSRKVVSIPVQFVGSGRGGSESDSSALKIQKVFRGFLVRKSVKKIAAIRREVDEVERRISREEALESMKNDPKERLRVNETLMSLLFRLDSVRGVDSGVRDCRKSVIKRAIALQEFLDSIVADEQTLGGVDEAPDSSEIGEKQGKVSESEVEVSGADCNLSANCDEYEKIQVAESMSNLSEPKETLKSAADLVCNCNLSANCDGLESENRVDFDESEKIQVAESMSNLSEPNETLKSAADLVGNCNLSSNNDGLELENHVDFDESEKIQVAESTRNLSEPNETLNQSVETQSESGSTGNPESLVEENSLKKEVEEEGTEIVEAERKEGNEKEEDCCFGGREDSKRSRELLEKIMEDNKKMMGLMIELFQRNETQTKLLSSLSLRVGQLEKAFMCDKLRKMKKKGAAKTIVDGLEKSPDAKKSEKR, via the coding sequence ATGGACATTCCGTTGTTCGCAAGCCGCCGTTGGAATACGAAAACGACGCCGTCGTCTCGGAAAGTAGTGTCGATCCCCGTCCAATtcgtcgggtcgggtcggggcGGATCGGAGTCTGACTCGTCGGCGTTGAAGATCCAGAAGGTGTTCCGAGGGTTTCTGGTGAGGAAGAGCGTGAAGAAGATCGCGGCGATCAGGAGGGAAGTCGATGAGGTGGAGAGGCGGATCTCGAGGGAGGAGGCACTGGAATCGATGAAGAACGACCCGAAGGAGAGGCTGAGGGTGAACGAGACGCTGATGAGCTTGCTCTTCAGGTTGGATTCGGTGAGAGGCGTCGATTCGGGGGTTAGGGATTGCCGGAAGAGTGTGATCAAGAGGGCGATCGCTTTGCAGGAGTTTTTGGACTCCATTGTTGCTGATGAACAAACCCTAGGTGGTGTTGATGAAGCTCCCGACTCCTCCGAAATCGGTGAAAAGCAAGGTAAAGTTTCTGAGTCTGAGGTTGAGGTTTCTGGTGCTGATTGCAATTTGTCTGCGAATTGTGATGAGTATGAGAAAATACAAGTTGCTGAGTCTATGAGTAATTTGAGTGAGCCTAAAGAGACTCTAAAATCTGCTGCTGATTTagtttgtaattgtaatttGTCTGCGAATTGTGATGGTTTAGAGTCGGAAAATCGTGTTGATTTTGATGAGTCCGAGAAGATTCAAGTTGCTGAGTCTATGAGTAATTTGAGTGAGCCTAATGAGACTCTAAAATCTGCTGCTGATTTAGTTGGTAATTGCAATTTGTCTTCGAATAATGATGGTTTAGAGTTGGAAAATCATGTTGATTTTGATGAGTCTGAGAAGATTCAAGTTGCTGAGTCTACGAGAAATTTGAGTGAGCCTAATGAGACTTTAAACCAGTCTGTTGAGACTCAGAGCGAGTCGGGGTCGACTGGGAATCCAGAGAGTTTGGTTGAGGAAAATTCGTTGAAGAAAGAGGTTGAGGAGGAGGGGACGGAGATTGTTGAGGCTGAGAGGAAAGAAGGgaatgagaaagaagaagattgcTGTTTTGGAGGGAGAGAGGATAGCAAGAGGAGCAGGGAGCTTTTGGAGAAGATAATGGAGGACAATAAGAAAATGATGGGTTTGATGATCGAACTCTTTCAGAGGAATGAGACGCAGACGAAATTGTTGAGCTCGCTGTCGCTGAGAGTTGGGCAGCTGGAGAAGGCTTTCATGTGTGACAAgttgagaaagatgaagaagaagggTGCTGCTAAGACTATAGTAGATGGGCTGGAAAAATCGCCTGATGCAAAGAAGTCCGAAAAGAGATAG
- the LOC115982123 gene encoding protein ESSENTIAL FOR POTEXVIRUS ACCUMULATION 1-like → MAEGKLDLPDDLLSSKPSDHSWSAKVEASGGNDEDKVLVGLLDESKDQSASESSIPLSPQWLYAKPTEPKMEMRGPTSVSLGNPTDPNQKDNWRLDGSEDKKDWRRTAADSEISRRWREEERETGLLGGRRDRRKAERRVDNVSMRETVESRALPTSDRWHDGRNSGHETRRDSKWSSRWGPEDKDKESRTEKRTDLEKEDAHNDNQSFVGSNRSVSERDSDSRDKWRPRHRMEVHSGGSNAYRAAPGFGLERGRVEGSNMGFTLGRGRSNVVGRGSSTGPIGAADKSESVPGRPSHSVDSFCYPRGKLLDIYRRQKLDPSFTIMPDDMEELAPITEVGFIEPLAFVAPDAEQEAILGDIRRGKITSSGMVYSLYRKGRSTENVTGVEDLDSTEQNQGILLPASNDEAADTSQEAATDDVYQADDDGTLWKYGSKRNVVDEKYIKEAEDNVIGAINGLEDGLAPIISESNGVCGATEIDGAQHGASQMNIGEKWQMADSDFAKHVQFDGIEFSTSFDLRSKLPDDSNSLFVVPSPEQNQSRNSQANDLDRVAPPEELSLYYVDPQGVTQGPFVGADIILWFEQGFFGTDLPVRLADAPEGTPFQELGKVLPYLRAKDGYDNSTEPNSKLEHCDAFEEQLDTSLPASASVMEINSSSVNDLCPTSTEFNGLSAQHVQSRVSEPEVSLQLPHSEGQQSFHKLITQDEEIVFPGRPADKGYSIAKSSGSSRHSTDNPISHPSLPNELTEPGVPIQNDNKLHPFGLLWSELEGHTKQAKSSAPSTMGRAAPFGAMGDPALAAETWSDVYRKNAHVDPNLYQDAMAARHLSLMEQESNHFDLAEQLMAQQFQQQQQQQQLQQRSMLSPHAHINESVLEHVPTQNLLHQQLANRSAPDLDHLLTLQLQQQRQIQFQQQQHQLHQQQQFHQQQKLLQEQKILQEQKLLQEQKLLQEQQQSQVRQVLLEQLFRSQMHDPGLGQSHVDPLRANHQAVLEQLLLQEMQQRSHHPSRHNEPSLEQIMQAKFGHMPQQDHQRDLYELISRAQHGHQSLEQQLLQQDQLQARQLSMGLRQRTNIEGERHIGSMWPADESDQFLRTHAGPHRTHSSGFGPMDVYQRQQRPSHEEQLNQLERNLSFQERLRQGLYDPSSLPFERSVSMPAGAPGMNLDVLAMARAHGLDMQESSARMQSAGQVGTFSSGIHPHNPHHPLIPNQFHGPQLDAIEGRWPENNEQLENDWMESRVQQLHINPERQKRESEVKMTSRDPTLWMSEGFNDEKSKQLLMELLHQKSGHQSTEPLEVGKETRAPSGLYSGLSSSDHPFTLRLDREAGLDNTFAVGSYGSSSCEPLQDERATSLESNEIMPFRSDSGSLVEGELRLAGINETGQAIYTNSNMIGKSIVSNEFSEAEGRKHGSRSEGVMKGPAFEIQEGLVEQAGLAALDRGEILINALSRQSSIGSASGKTGFYSDKIGNSFVEEVSKVSKERVPVPLKGQDNNILLRRPPVPHPSSSQEGLSELVSDQVARGKISSSGASDGGRREPGVNLLSQGSDIMASGKKDMRFRRTSSFGDADVSEASFIDMLKSNAKKSAPAETNSTTGFSEITDGAQGGRGGKKKGKKGRQIDPALLGFKVTSNRIMMGEIQRIED, encoded by the exons ATGGCGGAAGGCAAGCTCGATCTGCCAGACGATCTCCTCTCATCTAAGCCGTCCGATCACTCCTGGTCCGCCAAAG TGGAAGCTTCGGGTGGGAATGATGAGGATAAGGTGCTTGTGGGGTTACTTGATGAGTCAAAAG ATCAATCAGCCTCAGAAAGCAGCATTCCTCTATCTCCCCAGTGGCTTTATGCCAAACCGACTGAGCCTAAGATG GAAATGCGTGGTCCAACTTCAGTGTCTCTTGGTAATCCTACTGATCCCAATCAAAAAGACAATTGGCGTCTGGATGGATCTGAGGACAAAAAGGATTGGAGGAGGACTGCTGCTGACAGTGAAATTAGCCGCCGCTGGCGTGAAGAGGAAAGAGAAACTGGCTTACTTGGTGGTAGAAGAGATCGTAGGAAGGCTGAGCGCCGTGTTGACAATGTCTCAATGAGAGAAACCGTCGAGAGTAGGGCATTGCCTACCTCGGATCGGTGGCATGATGGTCGTAATTCTGGGCATGAAACACGGCGTGATAGCAAATGGTCTTCTAGGTGGGGCCCTGAGGACAAAGATAAGGAATCCCGAACTGAGAAGAGGACAGATCTGGAGAAAGAAGATGCTCACAATGACAATCAATCTTTTGTGGGTAGCAACCGTTCAGTTTCTGAGCGTGACTCTGATTCTCGTGATAAATGGAGGCCACGCCATAGAATGGAGGTTCATTCTGGTGGTTCAAATGCCTACCGTGCTGCACCTGGATTTGGACTTGAGAGAGGACGAGTAGAGGGTTCAAACATGGGATTTACCCTTGGACGAGGGAGGTCAAATGTTGTTGGGAGAGGTTCATCTACTGGTCCCATTGGTGCTGCAGATAAAAGCGAAAGTGTCCCGGGAAGACCAAGCCACTCTGTTGATTCTTTTTGCTACCCAAGGGGAAAGCTTCTTGACATATATCGGAGGCAAAAGCTTGATCCATCTTTTACAATTATGCCAGACGATATGGAGGAGTTAGCCCCCATTACTGAAGTAGGCTTTATAGAACCATTGGCTTTTGTTGCTCCTGATGCTGAACAGGAG GCCATCCTTGGTGATATACGGAGGGGAAAGATCACTAGCAGCGGGATGGTGTACAGTTTGTATAGAAAGGGGAGATCAACTGAAAATGTTACAG GTGTTGAAGACTTAGACTCCACTGAGCAAAATCAGGGTATCCTACTCCCAGCTTCCAATGATGAGGCTGCTGATACTTCACAAGAAGCTGCAACTGATGATGTATATCAAGCTGACGATGATGGTACCTTGTGGAAATATGGTTCCAAGAGGAATGTGGTAGATG aaaaatatattaaagaagCAGAAGATAATGTTATTGGAGCAATCAATGGGTTGGAAGATGGATTAGCCCCAATAATTTCAGAAAGTAATGGTGTCTGTGGTGCCACAGAGATTGATGGTGCTCAGCATGGTGCTTCTCAGATGAATATTGGTGAAAAATGGCAGATGGCAGATTCTGATTTTGCCAAGCATGTTCAGTTTGATGGCATTGAGTTTTCCACTTCATTTGACCTAAGATCCAAACTTCCCGATGATTCAAATTCTCTCTTTGTTGTGCCCTCTCCTGAGCAGAATCAAAGTAGAAACAGTCAGGCAAATGACTTGGATAGGGTAGCCCCACCAGAGGAGTTAAGTTTGTACTACGTTGACCCTCAAGGGGTGACCCAGGGACCATTTGTTGGGGCTGACATCATTTTATGGTTTGAACAAGGTTTCTTTGGGACAGACTTGCCAGTCCGCTTGGCAGATGCTCCTGAAGGAACACCTTTCCAAGAACTGGGTAAGGTATTGCCTTACCTGAGAGCCAAAGATGGATATGACAATAGCACTGAACCAAACTCTAAGCTAGAACATTGTGATGCCTTTGAGGAACAGTTGGACACTAGTTTACCTGCTTCTGCTTCTGTTATGGAAATTAATTCATCTTCAGTAAATGACCTGTGCCCGACATCGACTGAGTTTAACGGCCTTTCAGCTCAGCATGTTCAGTCAAGAGTATCTGAGCCTGAAGTTTCATTACAACTGCCACATTCTGAGGGTCAACAAAGCTTCCATAAGCTCATTACACAAGATGAAG AAATTGTGTTTCCTGGAAGACCTGCAGACAAGGGTTATTCTATTGCAAAATCTTCTGGGAGCAGTCGTCATTCTACAGACAATCCTATCAGCCACCCTTCTCTTCCAAATGAATTGACAGAACCTGGTGTACCAATTCAGAATGATAATAAGTTGCACCCCTTTGGCTTGCTTTGGTCTGAGCTTGAAGGTCATACAAAACAAGCAAAGTCATCCGCTCCATCCACCATGGGAAGGGCTGCTCCATTTGGTGCTATGGGTGATCCAGCTCTTGCTGCAGAGACGTGGTCTGATGTTTATAGGAAAAATGCTCATGTTGACCCCAACTTGTATCAAGATGCCATGGCTGCTCGCCATTTGTCACTCATGGAACAGGAATCCAACCATTTTGATTTAGCAGAGCAGCTTATGGCACAACAAtttcagcagcagcagcagcagcagcaactcCAACAACGATCTATGTTGTCTCCTCATGCACACATAAATGAATCAGTTTTAGAACATGTGCCTACTCAGAATCTTTTACACCAACAGTTGGCCAATCGTTCTGCACCAGATTTGGATCATCTTTTGACACTTCAGCTGCAACAGCAGCGGCAAATTCAgttccaacaacaacaacatcaattGCATCAACAGCAGCAGTTTCATCAACAGCAAAAGCTTTTGCAGGAGCAAAAGATTTTGCAGGAACAAAAGCTTTTGCAGGAGCAAAAGCTTTTGCAGGAGCAACAGCAATCTCAAGTCCGGCAGGTGCTTCTTGAACAGTTGTTTCGAAGTCAAATGCATGATCCTGGCCTTGGGCAGTCACATGTTGATCCTCTCAGAGCCAATCATCAGGCTGTATTAGAGCAGCTTCTTCTACAAGAAATGCAACAACGGTCTCATCATCCTTCAAGGCATAATGAACCATCTTTAGAGCAGATTATGCAAGCTAAATTTGGTCATATGCCACAACAAGATCATCAGAGAGATTTATATGAGCTTATATCACGTGCACAGCATGGACATCAGTCATTGGAGCAACAGCTTCTTCAACAAGACCAGCTGCAGGCCAGGCAGCTGTCAATGGGATTGAGGCAGCGGACTAATATTGAAGGAGAAAGGCATATTGGTTCTATGTGGCCAGCAGATGAATCTGATCAGTTTCTCAGGACTCATGCTGGTCCTCACCGAACTCACTCTTCAGGGTTTGGCCCAATGGATGTTTATCAGCGACAACAGAGGCCATCCCATGAGGAGCAGCTGAATCAACTTGAAAGGAATCTTTCATTTCAGGAGCGGCTTCGGCAAGGTCTTTATGACCCTAGCTCACTGCCATTTGAGCGGTCAGTTTCTATGCCTGCTGGTGCTCCAGGGATGAATCTGGATGTTCTAGCTATGGCTCGTGCTCATGGTTTGGATATGCAGGAATCAAGTGCACGTATGCAATCTGCTGGTCAAGTAGGTACATTTTCATCTGGCATCCACCCTCATAATCCCCATCATCCTTTGATTCCCAACCAATTTCATGGCCCTCAATTGGATGCAATTGAGGGCCGTTGGCCTGAGAACAATGAGCAGCTAGAGAATGACTGGATGGAATCCCGGGTTCAACAATTGCATATCAATCCAGAACGTCAGAAAAGGGAGTCAGAAGTTAAAATGACTTCTAGAGATCCAACTTTATGGATGTCAGAAGGGTTTAATGATGAGAAGTCAAAACAATTGTTGATGGAATTGCTCCATCAGAAATCAGGTCATCAATCTACTGAGCCATTGGAGGTGGGTAAGGAAACAAGGGCACCATCTGGCCTTTATTCTGGGTTAAGCTCCTCAGATCACCCATTCACTCTTCGTCTAGACCGAGAAGCAGGTCTGGATAACACATTTGCAGTGGGTTCTTATGGTTCTAGTTCATGCGAACCATTACAGGATGAGCGGGCCACCAGTTTGGAGAGCAATGAAATAATGCCGTTTAGATCTGATtctggatcattggttgagggAGAATTGCGCTTGGCAGGCATCAATGAGACTGGTCAGGCAATTTATACAAACTCTAACATGATCGGCAAGTCGATTGTGAGCAATGAGTTCTCTGAGGCTGAGGGGAGGAAGCATGGGTCTAGAAGTGAGGGTGTGATGAAGGGTCCAGCTTTTGAGATTCAGGAAGGCTTGGTTGAGCAAGCTGGGTTGGCTGCTCTAGACCGTGGGGAAATTTTGATTAATGCCCTTAGCAGGCAGTCATCAATTGGTTCTGCAA GTGGGAAAACAGGATTCTACAGTGACAAAATTGGTAATTCATTTGTGGAGGAGGTTTCCAAAGTTTCTAAAGAGCG GGTGCCTGTTCCATTAAAAGGGCAAGACAATAATATTTTGCTGAGACGTCCTCCTGTCCCCCACCCATCGTCATCACAGGAAGGATTGTCTGAGCTGGTCTCAGATCAAGTTGCGAGAGGGAAAATTTCTTCTAGTGGTGCTTCTGATG GGGGAAGACGAGAACCTGGGGTGAATTTATTAAGCCAAGGTTCGGACATCATGGCATCTGGCAAGAAAGACATGCGTTTCCGGCGTACTTCATCTTTTGGTGATGCTGATGTTTCAGAGGCATCATTTATAGATATGCTGAAGAGTAATGCAAAGAAAAGTGCACCGGCAGAGACTAATTCAACAACAGGATTTTCAGAGATCACAGATGGAGCACAAGGGGGACGAGGTGGcaaaaagaaaggtaaaaaagGAAGGCAAATTGATCCTGCTCTTCTTGGTTTCAAAGTCACGAGCAATCGCATAATGATGGGTGAAATTCAACGCATAGAGGACTAG